In Natronococcus sp. AD-5, the genomic window TGGCGCTATCGTCGGCATTCACGCGCGCCCGTCGTCTGAGGAATTTCCGAATCGGGAGATGGCAGGCACTGATACCGATCATCGCACAGCGGAAACCGTGGCCACGTATCGGTGTTATACACTCGTACTGTACAGGTAGCAACTGCCGGCCGGTGCTTGAGATCTCGAGGTGTACAGCTACGGGCACCGCTTCTCTTCGGACGACGAGCGCTATCGCTCGCGGACGGACACCGTCTTGTAGGCGGAGCCGATAGCTCGAGCGAATGCCCTCCGGACACGAAAACGCGGGCTATCGACGGCTGTTCGACGACGAGGGACTGACCTTCGGGGCCGGTTTCCCGCTGACGGGGACGAACCGCTCCACGCCGGACCCTGCCGCCGAAATCGAACTCGCGAGACGCGCCGAGTCGGTCGGCTTCGACGGTCTCTGGGCGCGGGACGTCCCGACCTACTGGCCGAAGTTCGGCGACGCCGGCCAGACGTTCGACGCCTGGCCGTGGCTCTCGCACGTCGCCGCCCACACCGACGAAATCGCGCTCGGCACCTCGAGCGTCGTCCTCCCGCTTCGCCACCCGCTGCACGTCGCGAAATCCGCCGCGACCGTCGACCGCCTCTCGGACGGCCGGCTCGTGCTCGGGGTCGCCTCGGGCGACCGCGATCCGGAGTATCCGGCTTTCGGCGTCGACCGCGAGCGACGCGGCGAGCGGTTCCGCGAGAGCGTCGACGCGCTCCGGACGGTCTGGCGCGAAGAGTATCCGGAACTCGAGGGGCGGTGGGGCCGTCTCGAGGGCGACCTCGACGTCGTCCCGAAACCGACCGCCGAGACGATTCCGCTGCTGCCGACCGGCAACTCGCGGCAGTCCGACGGGTGGATCGCCGAGCACGGCGACGGCTGGCTGTTCTACCACCTGCCGGAGCCGACGCTCGAGTCCTACCTCGAGGAGTGGCGCGAGGCCGCCGGGGAGAAGCCGTTCGCGATCGCGATCCGCGTCGAACTCGCCGACGATCCGACGGCCGAGCCGGAGCCGCTACACCTGGGCTACCGCGCCGGCGTCGAGTGGTACCGCGAGTACTTCCGGCGGCTCGAGGGGCACGGCCTCGATCACGCCATCATCGGACTGCGAAACGACGACCGGGAAGCGGCGTTCGAGACGTTCGCCGAGGAGATCATCGGGGAGCTGTAATCCTCCTCGAGCACCGATCAGAACCGGTCCAGCGAGAACATCCCGATCGGGTGGTCGGTTTCGCCCTTGAGCGCGAGGTCCGCGAGGATCTCGCCGATCACGCTGGCGAACTTGAAGCCGTGGCCGGAGAAGCCGGCGCCGACCGCGACGTTGGGGTGGTCGGGGAGCGTGTCGAGGACGAAGTGATCGTCCGGCGTGTTCGTAAACAGGCAGGTCTTCAGGCGCATCGTCGGGCCGGCCCCGTCGGGGAAGTACCGCT contains:
- a CDS encoding TIGR03571 family LLM class oxidoreductase, which produces MPSGHENAGYRRLFDDEGLTFGAGFPLTGTNRSTPDPAAEIELARRAESVGFDGLWARDVPTYWPKFGDAGQTFDAWPWLSHVAAHTDEIALGTSSVVLPLRHPLHVAKSAATVDRLSDGRLVLGVASGDRDPEYPAFGVDRERRGERFRESVDALRTVWREEYPELEGRWGRLEGDLDVVPKPTAETIPLLPTGNSRQSDGWIAEHGDGWLFYHLPEPTLESYLEEWREAAGEKPFAIAIRVELADDPTAEPEPLHLGYRAGVEWYREYFRRLEGHGLDHAIIGLRNDDREAAFETFAEEIIGEL